A stretch of Rhinopithecus roxellana isolate Shanxi Qingling chromosome 12, ASM756505v1, whole genome shotgun sequence DNA encodes these proteins:
- the SIGLECL1 gene encoding SIGLEC family-like protein 1 isoform X1: MLPLLQLVPAKLLNSSCSLEKTLQCSCSFHGIPTPSVQWWMGGVPVGVDGMDGSLQVTSTMLGPWANSTISLTEEPEMGMRLLCEGKNQNGTHALSILLMSRKSSLASQAFVKGLIQGAIYAGIVIALLFLCLLPLIVKHIRKKQAKKAAAIQAKKSSKVRASQELEMSLKPEEPGKPIVATFSESQILEKQDKRAS, from the exons ATGCTTCCACTGCTACAGCTGG TACCTGCTAAGCTGCTCAACTCCTCTTGCTCCTTGGAGAAGACACTGCAGTGCAGCTGTTCCTTCCATGGGATTCCCACACCCTCTGTGCAGTGGTGGATGGGAGGAGTCCCCGTGGGTGTGGATGGCATGGATGGCAGCCTCCAAGTGACctccaccatgcttggcccctgGGCTAACAGCACCATCAGCCTAACTGAAGAGCCAGAAATGGGCATGAGACTTCTCTGTGAGGGGAAGAACCAAAACGGAACCCATGCTTTGAGCATCCTACTGATGTCAA gaaAGAGTTCTTTGGCTTCCCAGGCCTTCGTGAAAGGGCTGATCCAGGGTGCTATCTATGCGGGAATTGTAATTGCGctgctcttcctctgcctcctccctctcaT AGTgaaacatatcagaaagaagcaGGCGAAGAAAGCTGCAGCAATCCAAGCAAAAAAGAGCTCGAAAGTCAGAGCAAGCCAAGAACTCGAGATGTCTCTGAAGCCTGAGGAACCAGGAAAACCCATAGTCGCCACGTTTTCTGAGAGCCAGATATTG GAAAAGCAAGATAAACGAGCCAGCTAA
- the SIGLECL1 gene encoding SIGLEC family-like protein 1 isoform X2 yields the protein MLPLLQLGKSSLASQAFVKGLIQGAIYAGIVIALLFLCLLPLIVKHIRKKQAKKAAAIQAKKSSKVRASQELEMSLKPEEPGKPIVATFSESQILEKQDKRAS from the exons ATGCTTCCACTGCTACAGCTGG gaaAGAGTTCTTTGGCTTCCCAGGCCTTCGTGAAAGGGCTGATCCAGGGTGCTATCTATGCGGGAATTGTAATTGCGctgctcttcctctgcctcctccctctcaT AGTgaaacatatcagaaagaagcaGGCGAAGAAAGCTGCAGCAATCCAAGCAAAAAAGAGCTCGAAAGTCAGAGCAAGCCAAGAACTCGAGATGTCTCTGAAGCCTGAGGAACCAGGAAAACCCATAGTCGCCACGTTTTCTGAGAGCCAGATATTG GAAAAGCAAGATAAACGAGCCAGCTAA